One Salmo salar chromosome ssa01, Ssal_v3.1, whole genome shotgun sequence DNA window includes the following coding sequences:
- the kif26ab gene encoding kinesin-like protein KIF26A isoform X4, translating to MDWKELAAQKLNLSSKRKKHQPPSLLHPGAQEPSIYPTNFCGILQLSPPPAPPCLLRAVSKVKENPGMGKVKVMMRICPSLEAPDSSESMSFLKVDPRKKQLTLYDPSVNDRANSGHRRATVAVPKIFAFDAVFTQDASQAEVCSGTVSEVIQSVVNGADGCIFCFGHVKLGKTFTMIGKDGSTQNLGIVPCAISWLFKLINERKEKTGTRFSVRVSAVEICGKDEALKDLLSEVSTGSVQDGQSPGVYLREDPICGTQLQNQSELRAPTAEKAAFFLDAAIAARSTSRPDSDEEERRNSHMLFTLHIYQYRMEKSGKGGMSGGRSRLHLIDLGSCEKVLSKSRDGGGGLCLSLTALGNVIMALANGAKHVPYRDSKLTMLLRESLGNINCRTTMIAHISDSPANYTDSLTTIQLASRIHRMRKKKSKYASSSSGGESSCEEGRIRRPPHLRPFHPRTVALDPDLPSLLSDPDYSSSSEQSCDTVIYVGPGGAAISDRELSDNEGPPTFVPIIPSLNRKRSGKDGPLDRDHFFKCNTFAELQERLECIDGSEEPTAFVGEGRGSQASPKMDCKAKECPGSVSPKTVTKASSSQDNISPKLAPKSVATPPSSSPHISPSKSKLEHSRGVSQSICRTSADGEKVMTSESRASPIKQGMATVPVSEPVVREKVYFNKKPLPKPAPPPPQQRDSRRGNGEAEERSPTRMPPVGMSHQVGKQGESGDPFLDRTQTRGPVEVCQLRSTLRERCLDRDILRATVTLQQPVELNGEDELVFTVVEELSIGSIIDNGRPSSIISFNSDCSLQALASGSRPVSIISSINDEFDAYTSAVGGEEVNIEVLTPLQDDSFVCVGSRGSSISSWLSEVSVCTLESERVHSADVFLPQTKHIGPDGIFYLDSLGMFHCESSRRDAKNSLNDSGFSFSELDSDSAASSKLSLTKCPLSPESTKGSLRFPSKTAKVNSLSSSSQPSQGPYIVHSSLPRKVKPTSSIAYSSSSSREPQRQEVKQEDPWQRIVNPSEPQLPDSSATSKLPRTPVSGIPCRKAGVVNSNGLSRPPKVQGSTSAQRVVDGCEKSTSKKVEPPSKMPQLRRGATTLGTVPVIHVSPETKATTKNIITTTNILKFSSLGKNGKANGQQASMLPKPGGTSPPPPPVRKSSLDQKNRPLLPQSALKSAYGEAGRPKLTRGTVSEDELEIRCRGDSNSLKISSLRGDYTPAKATSSLRARGDASRQHYGSQMSLERCDSMSMVGSKPTLSRENSGASLGCSKSSRSIPRFGVPNSTSSPIATSPTSPCCATGALGKPGQVKSSVNPRALGAVNGSKARSLSASNSKGLSSSTKSLAAPATRNPNANLPPTGKTSAPRANAAVSSKPGRGTIMGTKHAMRAANSRVSELATGSTSGKHLRGSGDSDSGNDSGVNLSDDKSPVAMLPSPYSKITAPRRPQRYSSGHGSDNSSVLSGELPPAMGRTALFYHSGGSSGYESMIRDSEATGSASSAHDSMSESGMSSSGRPRTSKSPKKRNGLQRRRLIPAPLPDTSSLGKKAGTAGQWVDLPPMSGPLKEPFEIKVYEIDDVERLQRRRQEDSAEQPFQDVEKGLLYFNSKLKVLERRQQQIRELKVKHEALKEELEDTKTRLMMDPCKWIGEFEVDQDLDKESQEYLQALGQVTEELEFCVNLCKSRVMMVTCFDISVASPPNTQEGLREVEV from the exons ATGGATTGGAAAGAGCT GGCAGCTCAGAAGCTGAACCTCTCGTCCAAGCGGAAGAAGCAccagcctccctccctgctgCACCCTGGAGCCCAGGAGCCCTCCATCTACCCCACCAACTTCTGCGGCATCCTGCAGCTCTCGCCACCCCCCGCCCCACCATGCCTGCTCCGCGCTGTCTCAAAGGTCAAGGAGAACCCTGGGATGGGAAAA GTAAAAGTGATGATGCGTATCTGCCCCTCCCTGGAGGCTCCTGATTCGTCAGAGTCCATGTCCTTCCTGAaggtggaccccaggaagaagcAGCTGACCCTTTACGACCCCTCGGTCAACGACCGCGCCAACTCAGGGCACAGGAGAGCCACCGTGGCCGTCCCAAAGATCTTCGCCTTCGACGCAGTGTTTACCCAGGATGCCTCTCAA GCAGAGGTGTGCTCAGGGACAGTGTCTGAGGTCATCCAGTCTGTGGTGAACGGTGCGGACGGTTGCATCTTCTGCTTTGGGCATGTCAAGCTTG GCAAGACATTCACCATGATTGGCAAAGATGGCTCCACCCAGAACCTCGGCATCGTGCCCTGCGCCATCTCCTGGCTCTTTAAGCTCATCAACGAGCGTAAGGAGAAGACGGGCACGCGCTTCTCTGTCCGTGTCTCTGCCGTGGAGATCTGTGGGAAGGACGAGGCGCTGAAGGACCTTCTGTCTGAGGTGTCCACGGGAAGCGTTCAGGACGGACAGTCCCCAGGGGTCTACCTGCGTGAGGACCCTATCTGTGGCACTCAG cTCCAGAACCAGAGTGAGCTCCGCGCCCCCACGGCAGAGAAGGCAGCCTTCTTCCTGGACGCGGCCATCGCAGCACGCAGCACCAGCAGGCCCGActcagatgaggaggagagacgcAACTCTCACATGCTGTTCACATTGCATATCTACCAGTACCGCATGGAGAAGAGCGGCAAGGGAGGCA TGTCGGGCGGACGGAGCAGGCTGCACCTCATAGACTTGGGGAGCTGTGAGAAGGTCCTCAGTAAGAGCCGAGACGGAGGGGGAggcctgtgtctgtctctcaccgCACTGGGAAACGTTATCATGGCTTTAGCCAATGGAGCTAAACACGTACCTTACAG GGACAGCAAACTGACGATGCTGCTGAGAGAGTCGCTGGGGAACATTAACTGCAGAACTACAATGATCGCCCACATCTCTGACTCCCCTGCCAACTACACTGACTCCCTCACCACTATCCAGCTGGCCTCACGCATCCACCGCATGAGGAAGAAGAAGTCCAAG TATGCATCCAGTTCCTCTGGAGGGGAGAGctcctgtgaggaggggaggatcCGTCGGCCACCTCACCTCAGACCCTTCCACCCCCGGACGGTGGCCCTGGACCCGGACCTGCCCTCCCTGCTCAGCGACCCAGACTACTCCTCCAGCAGCGAACAGTCCTGTGACACCGTCATCTATGTGGGGCCGGGGGGCGCCGCCATCTCAGACCGGGAGCTGAGTGACAACGAGGGCCCCCCCACCTTCGTTCCCATCATCCCCTCCCTGAACAGGAAGCGGTCTGGGAAGGATGGCCCCCTGGACAGGGATCACTTCTTCAAGTGCAACACGTTTGCTGAGCTACAGGAGCGCCTGGAGTGTATCGATGGCAGCGAGGAGCCTACAGCGTTTGTTGGAGAGGGCAGGGGAAGTCAGGCCAGCCCCAAGATGGACTGCAAAGCAAAGGAATGCCCTGGCTCTGTTTCCCCAAAGACTGTAACTAAAGCCTCGTCCTCCCAGGACAACATATCACCTAAACTTGCTCCTAAATCTGTAGCCACTCCTCCATCCAGTAGCCCCCATATCAGCCCTTCTAAGTCTAAACTGGAACATTCCAGAGGGGTGTCACAGAGCATATGTAGAACAAGTGCTGATGGTGAGAAGGTGATGACGTCAGAGAGCAGAGCAAGCCCAATCAAACAGGGTATGGCCACGGTGCCAGTCTCTGAGCCAGTAGTACGGGAGAAGGTTTACTTCAACAAGAAGCCCTTACCCAAGCCTGCTCCCCCTCCCCCACAGCAGAGAGATTCACGCAGGGGCAacggagaggcagaggagaggtccCCTACTAGAATGCCCCCTGTGGGAATGAGCCATCAGGTTGGAAAACAGGGGGAATCTGGGGACCCTTTCCTTGATAGGACCCAGACCAGGGGACCTGTAGAGGTGTGCCAGCTACGCtccaccctgagagagaggtgcCTGGACAGGGACATCCTCCGGGCTACGGTCACCCTGCAGCAGCCTGTAGAGCTGAACGGAGAGGATGAGCTGGTGTTcactgtggtggaggagctgtccATCGGCAGCATCATAGACAACGGGCGGCCCTCCAGCATCATCAGCTTCAACAGCGACTGCTCCCTGCAGGCCCTTGCCTCCGGCTCCCGGCCCGTCAGCATCATCAGCAGCATCAACGACGAGTTTGACGCCTACACATCTGCTGTGGGGGGTGAAGAGGTCAACATCGAGGTGCTCACCCCCTTACAGGATGActcatttgtgtgtgtgggcAGCAGGGGCTCGTCCATCAGCTCCTGGCTCAGCGAGGTCAGCGTCTGTACTCTGGAGAGTGAAAGGGTACACTCTGCAGACGTTTTCCTCCCACAGACTAAGCAcatcggcccagacggcatcttcTACCTGGATTCCCTGGGTATGTTCCACTGTGAATCATCCCGAAGGGATGCCAAGAACTCCCTGAACGACAGTGGCTTTAGCTTTTCTGAACTGGACAGTGACAGTGCAGCATCTAGCAAACTGTCCCTGACAAAGTGCCCTCTGTCTCCCGAGTCAACCAAAGGATCCCTCAGATTCCCATCCAAAACAGCTAAAGTTAACTCTCTCAGCTCCTCCTCCCAGCCCTCCCAGGGCCCTTACATAGTCCACTCCAGTCTTCCCAGGAAAGTAAAACCTACCTCATCAATTGcctatagtagcagcagcagtcgtGAACCACAGAGACAGGAAGTCAAGCAGGAGGACCCCTGGCAGCGCATCGTCAACCCCTCTGAACCTCAACTTCCAGACTCCAGCGCCACCAGCAAGCTCCCCAGAACCCCAGTAAGTGGCATTCCCTGCCGCAAAGCTGGTGTTGTCAACAGCAATGGTCTATCTCGCCCACCCAAGGTGCAGGGTTCTACCTCAGCCCAGAGGGTGGTGGACGGCTGTGAGAAGTCCACCAGTAAGAAAGTGGAGCCCCCCAGCAAGATGCCTCAGCTCAGACGAGGGGCCACCACCCTGGGCACTGTGCCTGTCATCCACGTCTCCCCAGAGACCAAGGCCACAACCAAGAACATCATCACCACAACCAACATTCTCAAGTTCTCCTCTCTGGGGAAGAATGGAAAGGCAAATGGGCAGCAAGCCAGCATGCTCCCCAAACCTGGTGGTAcctcacctcctccacctccagtgCGCAAGTCCAGTCTGGATCAGAAAAACAGACCTCTGCTGCCCCAAAGTGCATTAAAGTCTGCGTACGGGGAAGCAGGGAGGCCCAAACTTACCAGGGGGACGGTGTCAGAGGATGAACTAGAGATCCGCTGCAGAGGAGACTCCAACAGCCTCAAAATCTCCAGCCTCAGAGGTGACTACACCCCGGCCAAAGCCACATCCAGTCTGAGGGCCAGAGGAGATGCTAGTCGGCAGCATTACGGCAGTCAGATGTCTCTGGAAAGGTGTGACAGCATGTCAATGGTGGGCTCCAAGCCCACTCTCAGTCGAGAAAACAGTGGAGCCAGCCTGGGCTGCAGCAAGTCCAGCAGATCCATTCCCAGATTCGGTGTACCAAACTCAACCAGCTCTCCCATTGCTACATCCCCAACTTCCCCCTGTTGTGCTACAGGTGCTCTAGGTAAACCTGggcaggtcaaaagtagtgttaaCCCCAGAGCGCTAGGAGCGGTCAATGGAAGTAAGGCCCGTTCGTTGTCAGCGAGCAACTCTAAGGGCCTGAGCTCCTCCACCAAGTCCCTGGCAGCTCCAGCCACCAGGAACCCCAATGCCAACCTTCCCCCGACTGGCAAGACCTCCGCCCCACGAGCCAACGCAGCCGTCAGCAGCAAGCCTGGCCGGGGGACTATCATGGGCACCAAGCATGCTATGCGGGCAGCCAACAGCCGGGTCAGTGAGCTGGCAACAGGCAGCACATCAGGCAAACACCTGAGGGGCTCAGGGGACTCTGACAGTGGTAATGACAGTGGGGTGAACCTGAGTGATGACAAGTCCCCCGTGGCCATGCTGCCCTCCCCCTACAGTAAGATCACAGCCCCCAGAAGGCCACAGCGCTACAGCAGTGGCCATGGCAGTGACAATAGCAGTGTTCTGAGTGGAGAGCTGCCCCCAGCTATGGGCCGCACAGCCCTGTTCTACCACAGCGGGGGCAGCAGTGGTTATGAGAGCATGATCCGGGACAGCGAGGCCACAGGCAGCGCCTCCTCTGCACACGACTCAATGAGTGAGAGTGGAATGTCCTCCTCAGGCCGCCCCAGGACATCCAAATCCCCCAAGAAACGCAATG GGCTACAGCGGAGGCGGCTCATCCCGGCCCCCCTGCCAGACACCTCGTCACTGGGGAAGAAGGCTGGCACAGCTGGCCAGTGGGTGGACCTGCCGCCCATGTCAGGACCACTGAAGGAACCCTTCGAGATTAAGGTGTACGAGATCGATGATGTGGAACGGCTCCAGAGGCGACGACAGGAGGACTCGGCTGAG CAGCCATTCCAGGATGTTGAGAAG ggcctgCTGTACTTCAACAGTAAGCTGAAGGTTCTggagcggcggcagcagcagatCAGGGAGCTGAAGGTCAAACATGAGGCACTTAAGGAAGAGCTAGAGGACACCAAGACCCGGCTGATGATGGACCCTTGCAAGTGGATAGGAGAGT TTGAGGTGGACCAGGATTTGGACAAGGAGTCCCAGGAGTACCTGCAGGCCCTGGGTCAGGTCACAGAGGAGCTGGAGTTCTGTGTCAACCTATGCAAGTCACGTGTCATGATGGTGACCTGCTTCGACATCAGTGTGGCATCACCGCCCAACACTCAAGAGGGACTGCGAGAAGTGGAAGTCTGA